From Pseudomonas sp. B21-028, one genomic window encodes:
- a CDS encoding phosphate ABC transporter substrate-binding protein PstS: MKLKRLMAAMTFVAAGVATANAVAAVDPAIPSYTKTTGVSGNLSSVGSDTLANLMTLWAENYKKEYPNVNIQIQAAGSSTAPPALTEGTSNLGPMSRKMKDNELQAFEQKYGYKPTAIPVAVDALAVFVHKDNPIQHLTMEQVDAIFSSTRLCGAKADVKTWGDLGVTGDLANKPVQLFGRNSVSGTYGYFKEEALCKGDYKPNVNEQPGSASVVQSISSSLNGVGYSGIGYKTASVKTVALAKKGGTEFIEDTEENALNGKYPLSRFLYVYVNKAPNKPLAPLEAEFVKLVLSKQGQEVVVKDGYIPLPAKVAAKALADLGLSEGGNVAKQ; encoded by the coding sequence ATGAAACTGAAGCGTTTGATGGCGGCAATGACTTTTGTCGCTGCTGGCGTTGCGACTGCCAACGCGGTTGCCGCTGTTGACCCTGCGATCCCGAGCTACACCAAGACCACTGGTGTGTCGGGCAACCTGTCCAGCGTCGGCTCCGATACCCTGGCAAACCTGATGACCTTGTGGGCCGAGAACTACAAGAAGGAATACCCGAACGTAAACATCCAGATCCAGGCCGCCGGTTCCTCCACCGCGCCGCCCGCGCTCACCGAGGGCACCTCCAACCTGGGCCCGATGAGCCGCAAGATGAAGGACAACGAACTGCAGGCCTTCGAGCAGAAGTACGGCTACAAGCCAACCGCTATCCCGGTTGCCGTGGACGCCCTGGCTGTATTCGTGCACAAGGACAACCCGATCCAGCACCTGACCATGGAACAGGTCGACGCGATCTTCTCGTCCACCCGCCTGTGCGGCGCCAAGGCTGACGTCAAGACCTGGGGCGACCTGGGCGTGACCGGTGACCTGGCCAACAAGCCGGTCCAACTGTTCGGTCGCAACTCGGTATCCGGCACCTATGGCTACTTCAAGGAAGAAGCCCTGTGCAAAGGTGACTACAAGCCAAACGTCAACGAACAGCCTGGCTCGGCTTCGGTCGTGCAGTCGATCAGCTCCTCGCTGAACGGCGTGGGTTACTCGGGTATCGGCTACAAGACCGCCAGCGTGAAAACCGTCGCCCTGGCCAAGAAAGGCGGCACCGAGTTCATCGAAGACACCGAAGAAAACGCACTGAACGGCAAATACCCGCTGTCGCGTTTCCTCTACGTGTACGTCAACAAGGCACCGAACAAGCCTCTGGCCCCGCTGGAAGCCGAGTTCGTGAAGCTGGTCCTGTCCAAGCAAGGCCAGGAAGTCGTGGTCAAGGATGGCTACATCCCATTGCCAGCCAAAGTAGCCGCCAAGGCGCTGGCTGACCTGGGTCTGTCGGAAGGCGGCAACGTCGCCAAGCAGTAA
- a CDS encoding LysR substrate-binding domain-containing protein, protein MNLESKWLEDFSALAATRSFSQAAERRFVTQPAFSRRIRSLEAALGLTLVNRSRTPVELTAAGQLFLVTARTVVEQLGEVLRHLHHLEGGQGEVIQVAAAHSLALGFFPRWIAQLRNEGMNIATRLVATNVGDAVHALREGGCDLMLAFYDPDSAMQMDPEIFPSLHLGQTEMLPVCAADANGKPLFDLEGEVSVPLLAYSAGAFLGRSVNQLLRQRALRFTTVYETAMADSLKSMALEGLGIAWVPQLSVRAELARGELVICGGAQWHVPLEIRLYRCALVRKANVRLLWRKLEGGAGS, encoded by the coding sequence ATGAATCTTGAAAGCAAATGGCTCGAGGACTTCAGTGCCCTGGCGGCTACCCGCAGTTTCTCCCAGGCGGCCGAGCGGCGTTTCGTCACGCAACCGGCGTTCAGCCGGCGGATTCGTAGCCTGGAAGCGGCGCTGGGGCTGACCTTGGTCAACCGCTCCCGCACGCCGGTCGAGCTGACGGCGGCAGGGCAATTGTTCCTGGTGACGGCGCGCACCGTCGTGGAGCAACTGGGCGAGGTGCTGCGGCATTTGCATCATCTGGAGGGTGGACAGGGCGAGGTGATCCAAGTGGCGGCCGCGCATTCCCTGGCCCTGGGCTTCTTCCCGCGCTGGATCGCGCAACTGCGCAACGAAGGCATGAACATCGCCACGCGCCTGGTGGCAACCAACGTCGGCGATGCCGTCCATGCCCTGCGTGAGGGCGGTTGCGACCTGATGCTGGCGTTCTACGACCCGGATTCGGCGATGCAGATGGATCCGGAAATCTTCCCTTCGTTGCACCTGGGCCAGACCGAAATGCTGCCGGTGTGTGCCGCCGACGCCAACGGCAAACCGCTGTTCGACCTCGAAGGGGAGGTCAGCGTGCCGTTGCTGGCCTACAGCGCCGGGGCGTTTCTCGGCCGCTCGGTGAACCAGTTGCTGCGCCAGCGGGCGCTGCGCTTCACCACGGTCTATGAAACGGCCATGGCCGACAGCTTGAAAAGCATGGCCCTGGAGGGCCTGGGCATCGCCTGGGTGCCGCAACTGAGCGTGCGCGCCGAACTGGCCAGGGGCGAACTGGTGATTTGCGGCGGCGCGCAATGGCACGTCCCACTGGAGATCCGCCTGTACCGCTGCGCCCTGGTGCGCAAGGCCAACGTGCGGTTGTTGTGGCGCAAGCTCGAAGGCGGCGCTGGCTCCTGA
- a CDS encoding ABC transporter permease subunit: MQDAGKPLMIAIEEQNQVVMRVSDKGQALFYNIDSGAELRRVDLPVPAGVRVTSIGEDQPGSPLVAIGLSNGQALVFRHTYKVSYPDGKKTISPAVEYPYGETPIALNEQGAPLEHVSLNATDSTLLIAGSSGAQLQVLSITSEENMMTGEVTSEQTRIDLPQMTEPVKNIFVDPRQQWLYVVNGRAQADVFSLRDKSLNGRYKLLENADAQVTTATQLVGGISLIVGDSKGGLSQWFMARDPDGEQRLKQIRTFQMGTAPIVEITAEERRKGFVALDAAGKLGVFHSTAHRTLLVDQVVDGQGIFGMSPRANRLIVEQGGKLQPLSLDNPHPEVSWSALWSKVWYENYDEPKYVWQSTAANTDFEPKLSLSPLTFGTLKAAFYAMLLAAPLAVAAAIYTAYFMAPGMRRKVKPVIELMEAMPTVILGFFAGLFLAPYVEGHLPGIFSLLMLLPIGILVAGFVFSRLPESIRLRVPDGWESALLIPVILFVGWLSLYMSPYMEAWFFGGDMRMWISHDLGITYDQRNALVVGLAMGFAVIPNIYSIAEDAVFSVPRGLTLGSLALGATPWQTMTRVVILTASPGIFSALMIGMGRAVGETMIVLMATGNTPVMEMNLFEGLRTLAANVAVEMPESEVGGSHYRVLFLSALVLLLFTFIMNTVAELIRQRLRKKYSSL; encoded by the coding sequence ATGCAGGATGCCGGCAAGCCGCTGATGATCGCCATCGAAGAACAGAACCAGGTCGTCATGCGGGTTTCCGACAAGGGCCAGGCGTTGTTCTACAACATCGACAGCGGTGCCGAGTTGCGCCGTGTCGACCTGCCGGTGCCCGCCGGTGTCCGCGTAACATCCATTGGCGAAGACCAGCCCGGCAGCCCGCTGGTGGCCATCGGTCTGTCCAATGGCCAGGCCCTGGTGTTCCGTCACACGTATAAGGTCAGCTACCCGGACGGCAAGAAGACCATCAGTCCGGCCGTCGAATACCCTTATGGCGAAACGCCTATCGCCCTGAATGAACAGGGCGCGCCGCTGGAGCATGTCAGCCTCAACGCCACCGATTCGACCCTGCTGATCGCCGGTTCCAGCGGCGCCCAGTTGCAGGTGCTGTCGATCACCAGCGAAGAAAACATGATGACCGGTGAAGTTACCAGCGAGCAGACGCGGATCGATCTGCCGCAGATGACCGAGCCGGTGAAGAACATCTTTGTCGACCCGCGCCAGCAGTGGCTCTATGTGGTCAACGGCCGGGCCCAGGCCGACGTGTTCAGCCTGCGGGACAAGAGCCTCAACGGGCGCTACAAATTGCTGGAAAACGCCGACGCCCAGGTGACCACTGCGACCCAACTGGTGGGCGGGATCTCGTTGATCGTCGGCGACTCCAAGGGCGGTCTGTCCCAGTGGTTCATGGCCCGGGATCCTGACGGCGAGCAACGCCTGAAGCAGATCCGCACCTTCCAGATGGGCACCGCGCCCATCGTCGAGATCACTGCCGAAGAGCGCCGCAAAGGCTTCGTCGCCCTCGACGCCGCCGGCAAGCTGGGTGTGTTCCACAGCACCGCCCACCGTACATTGCTGGTGGACCAGGTGGTCGACGGACAGGGCATATTCGGCATGTCGCCCCGGGCCAACCGGCTGATCGTGGAGCAGGGCGGCAAGCTGCAGCCGCTGTCGCTGGACAACCCGCACCCGGAAGTTTCCTGGAGCGCGTTGTGGAGCAAGGTCTGGTACGAGAACTACGATGAGCCAAAATACGTCTGGCAATCGACCGCCGCCAACACCGACTTCGAACCCAAGCTGAGCCTGTCGCCGCTGACCTTCGGTACGCTGAAAGCCGCGTTCTACGCCATGTTGCTGGCGGCTCCCCTGGCGGTGGCCGCCGCCATCTACACCGCGTACTTCATGGCCCCCGGCATGCGCCGCAAGGTCAAGCCGGTGATCGAACTGATGGAAGCCATGCCGACGGTGATCCTCGGCTTCTTCGCCGGCCTGTTCCTGGCGCCCTATGTCGAAGGGCACCTGCCGGGCATCTTCAGTCTGCTGATGCTGTTGCCGATTGGCATCCTGGTGGCCGGTTTTGTCTTCAGCCGCCTGCCGGAGTCTATTCGCCTGAGGGTGCCGGACGGCTGGGAAAGTGCGCTGCTGATCCCGGTGATCCTGTTCGTGGGCTGGCTCTCGTTGTACATGAGCCCGTACATGGAAGCCTGGTTCTTCGGCGGCGACATGCGCATGTGGATCTCCCATGACCTGGGCATCACCTACGACCAGCGCAACGCCCTGGTGGTGGGGCTGGCGATGGGCTTCGCGGTGATCCCGAACATCTACTCCATCGCCGAGGACGCCGTGTTCAGCGTGCCTCGCGGCCTGACCCTGGGCTCCCTGGCCCTGGGCGCCACGCCTTGGCAGACCATGACCCGGGTGGTAATCCTCACCGCCAGCCCGGGCATCTTCTCGGCGCTGATGATCGGCATGGGCCGCGCGGTGGGCGAAACCATGATCGTCTTGATGGCCACCGGCAACACTCCAGTCATGGAAATGAACCTGTTCGAAGGCCTGCGGACCCTGGCGGCCAACGTGGCGGTGGAAATGCCCGAATCGGAAGTCGGCGGCAGCCATTACCGCGTGCTGTTCCTCTCGGCGCTGGTGTTGCTGTTGTTCACGTTCATCATGAACACCGTCGCCGAGCTGATCCGTCAGCGTCTGCGCAAGAAATATTCGTCGCTTTAA
- the purE gene encoding 5-(carboxyamino)imidazole ribonucleotide mutase, whose product MSALVGVIMGSKSDWSTLSHTADMLEKLGIPYEVKVVSAHRTPDLLFQYAEEAEARGIEVIIAGAGGAAHLPGMCAAKTHLPVLGVPVQSSMLSGVDSLLSIVQMPAGIPVATLAIGKAGAINAALLSASILGAKHPQFHTVLKKFRAEQTDSVLDNPDPRIA is encoded by the coding sequence ATGAGTGCATTGGTTGGCGTGATCATGGGCTCCAAGTCCGATTGGTCCACCCTTAGCCACACCGCCGATATGCTGGAAAAGCTCGGCATCCCTTATGAGGTGAAAGTGGTCTCCGCCCACCGCACCCCGGACCTGCTGTTCCAGTACGCCGAAGAGGCCGAGGCCCGTGGCATCGAGGTGATCATCGCCGGTGCCGGTGGCGCGGCTCACCTGCCAGGCATGTGTGCAGCCAAGACCCACCTGCCGGTGCTGGGCGTGCCGGTGCAGTCGTCGATGCTCTCGGGCGTCGATTCACTGTTGTCCATCGTGCAGATGCCGGCCGGCATTCCGGTCGCGACCCTGGCCATCGGCAAGGCCGGCGCGATCAACGCCGCCCTGCTGTCGGCGAGCATCCTGGGCGCCAAGCATCCACAATTCCATACCGTGCTGAAAAAATTCCGCGCTGAGCAGACAGACAGCGTCCTGGACAATCCAGACCCACGCATTGCCTGA
- a CDS encoding D-hexose-6-phosphate mutarotase, whose amino-acid sequence MPTPNVEAVKLDELNGWRIRHGQAELLVAQQGAHILSYQVNGQPPLIWLNDQATFKAGKSIRAGVPVCWPWFGNLTRNPDSVQAMRVSNEPATAHGLVRAMDWELKGIEAEGEGLKIEFVLPYPENGLAGWPHQVDLTLTIVMDAQLHISLTSHNRGSETVSLSQALHSYFAVSDVRNVHVEGVAGLNYIETLDDWKTAIQAGDLHFAGETDRVYLDTPATLSIVDPHWERRIELTSSGSRSAVIWNPWTERAKAFSDMADDGWQRMLCIETANVMDDVVTLLPEASHTLGVSIRSKPL is encoded by the coding sequence ATGCCCACGCCCAATGTCGAAGCCGTCAAACTGGATGAACTCAATGGCTGGCGTATCCGTCACGGTCAAGCCGAGTTGCTGGTGGCCCAGCAAGGCGCGCATATCCTCAGCTATCAAGTGAATGGCCAACCGCCGCTGATCTGGCTCAACGACCAGGCGACCTTCAAGGCCGGCAAGAGCATCCGCGCCGGTGTGCCGGTGTGCTGGCCATGGTTCGGCAACCTGACCCGCAACCCCGACAGCGTCCAGGCCATGCGCGTGAGCAACGAGCCGGCCACCGCCCATGGCCTGGTGCGGGCGATGGATTGGGAATTGAAAGGCATCGAGGCCGAGGGCGAAGGCCTGAAAATCGAGTTCGTACTGCCCTACCCCGAAAACGGCCTGGCGGGCTGGCCTCATCAGGTCGATCTGACGCTGACCATCGTGATGGACGCGCAACTGCACATCAGTCTCACCAGCCATAACCGCGGCAGCGAAACCGTCAGCCTCAGCCAGGCGCTGCACAGCTATTTCGCCGTGAGCGACGTGCGCAACGTGCACGTCGAAGGCGTGGCCGGCTTGAACTACATCGAAACCCTGGACGACTGGAAAACCGCCATCCAGGCCGGCGACCTGCACTTTGCCGGCGAGACCGACCGTGTCTATCTCGATACCCCGGCGACACTGAGCATCGTCGACCCACATTGGGAACGACGGATCGAACTGACCAGCAGCGGCTCACGCTCGGCGGTGATCTGGAACCCCTGGACCGAACGCGCCAAGGCCTTCAGCGACATGGCCGACGATGGCTGGCAGCGCATGCTGTGTATCGAGACGGCGAACGTGATGGACGATGTGGTGACGCTGTTGCCCGAGGCCAGTCATACCCTGGGCGTGAGCATCAGGAGCAAACCGCTCTAA
- the pstA gene encoding phosphate ABC transporter permease PstA: protein MKQNSLKGWFKSGAPGVWISGGAVSIAVIMTIGLLAVIAVRGLGHFWPADLIHANYNVPGMPAHLVVGEVVQKEEVPRERLKSAGLPVPDEGPEFMTRELIKVGNRDLNGTDFTWIVGDWLNDQTTPPELMAIERREWGNFYGYLVNVKEEGKVVAEGEAAWPQLQARIARVNQLAAELKTLEKSDIGAINAGLERIRLHGRKLELEGKLDAAAQADMASERAELDARYKEIEARLTDLHAQFNRDSLTARDANGKEVEIGIGKVVRAYQPNGMGTFTKLGFYFSKVWEFLSDDPREANTEGGIFPAIFGTVMMTLIMAMIVTPFGVLAAVYLREYARQGPMTRLIRIAVNNLAGVPAIVYGVFGLGFFVYVLGGSVDRLFFPEALPAPTFGTPGLLWASLTLALLAVPVVIVATEEGLARIPRTVREGSLALGATKAETLWKIVLPMASPAMMTGMILAVARAAGEVAPLMLVGVVKLAPSLPLDGNYPYVHLDQKIMHLGFHIYDVGFQSPNVEAARPLVYATALLLVLVIATLNLSAVWIRNHLREKYKALDS, encoded by the coding sequence GTGAAACAGAACTCCCTGAAAGGATGGTTCAAGAGCGGCGCCCCCGGCGTCTGGATCAGCGGTGGCGCGGTGTCCATCGCGGTTATCATGACCATTGGCTTGCTGGCGGTGATCGCCGTGCGTGGCCTGGGTCATTTCTGGCCGGCGGACCTGATCCACGCCAACTACAACGTGCCGGGCATGCCCGCGCACCTGGTGGTCGGCGAAGTGGTGCAGAAGGAAGAAGTGCCCCGTGAGCGCCTGAAGAGTGCCGGCCTGCCAGTGCCGGACGAAGGCCCCGAGTTCATGACCCGCGAGCTGATCAAGGTCGGCAACCGGGACCTGAACGGCACCGACTTCACCTGGATCGTCGGCGACTGGCTGAACGACCAGACCACGCCGCCGGAGCTGATGGCCATCGAGCGCCGTGAGTGGGGCAACTTCTACGGCTACCTGGTCAACGTCAAGGAAGAAGGCAAGGTCGTCGCCGAGGGCGAGGCTGCCTGGCCGCAGTTGCAGGCTCGCATTGCGCGGGTCAACCAGCTCGCCGCCGAGCTCAAGACCCTGGAAAAATCCGATATCGGCGCGATCAACGCCGGCCTGGAGCGTATCCGCCTGCACGGTCGCAAGCTGGAGCTGGAGGGCAAGCTCGATGCCGCGGCCCAAGCCGATATGGCCAGCGAACGTGCCGAGCTCGATGCGCGCTACAAGGAAATTGAAGCGCGCCTGACCGATCTGCACGCCCAGTTCAACCGCGACAGCCTGACCGCCCGCGATGCCAACGGCAAGGAAGTGGAAATCGGCATCGGCAAGGTGGTGCGCGCTTACCAGCCGAACGGCATGGGCACCTTTACCAAGCTCGGATTCTATTTCAGCAAGGTCTGGGAGTTCCTCAGCGACGACCCCCGTGAAGCCAACACCGAAGGCGGGATCTTCCCGGCGATTTTCGGCACGGTGATGATGACCCTGATCATGGCGATGATCGTGACGCCGTTCGGCGTGCTGGCGGCGGTCTACCTGCGCGAATACGCCCGACAGGGCCCGATGACCCGCCTGATCCGTATTGCGGTGAACAACCTGGCGGGCGTACCGGCCATCGTTTATGGCGTGTTCGGCCTGGGCTTCTTCGTCTATGTGCTGGGTGGCTCGGTTGACCGTCTGTTCTTCCCCGAAGCGCTGCCGGCGCCGACCTTCGGCACCCCGGGCCTGCTCTGGGCCTCTCTGACCCTGGCCCTGCTGGCAGTCCCAGTGGTGATCGTGGCGACCGAAGAAGGCCTGGCGCGGATCCCGCGTACCGTGCGTGAAGGCTCCCTGGCCCTCGGCGCAACCAAGGCCGAGACCCTGTGGAAGATCGTCCTGCCGATGGCGAGCCCGGCGATGATGACCGGCATGATCCTCGCGGTGGCCCGCGCCGCCGGTGAAGTGGCGCCGCTGATGCTGGTGGGCGTGGTGAAACTGGCGCCGTCGCTGCCCCTGGACGGCAACTACCCCTACGTGCACCTGGACCAGAAGATCATGCACCTGGGCTTCCATATCTATGACGTGGGCTTCCAGAGCCCGAACGTCGAAGCGGCGCGGCCCCTGGTCTACGCCACGGCGCTGCTGCTGGTGTTGGTGATCGCCACGTTGAACCTGTCGGCCGTATGGATCCGTAACCACCTGCGCGAGAAATACAAAGCACTGGATAGCTGA
- a CDS encoding 5-(carboxyamino)imidazole ribonucleotide synthase, protein MKIGVIGGGQLGRMLALAGTPLGMNFAFLDPAPDACAAALGEHLRADYGDQDHLRQLADEVDLVTFEFESVPAETVAFLSQFVPVYPSAEALRIARDRWFEKNMFKDLGIPTPAFADIQSQTDLEAAVAAIGLPAVLKTRTLGYDGKGQKVLRNPEDVAGTFAELGSVGCLLEGFVPFTGEVSLIAVRARDGEIRFYPLVHNTHKDGILKLSVASTDHPLQALAEDYSSRVLKQLDYVGVMAFEFFEVDGGLKANEIAPRVHNSGHWTTEGAECSQFENHLRAVAGLPLGSTAKVGESAMLNFIGKVPDTEKVLAIADCHLHHYGKAFKVGRKVGHANLRCADRATLAQQIIKVETLIAEQ, encoded by the coding sequence ATGAAGATCGGTGTAATCGGTGGCGGCCAGTTGGGTCGCATGTTGGCCCTGGCGGGTACGCCGCTGGGGATGAACTTCGCTTTCCTGGACCCGGCGCCGGACGCCTGTGCCGCCGCGCTGGGTGAACACCTGCGAGCCGACTACGGCGACCAGGATCACTTGCGCCAACTGGCCGATGAAGTCGATCTGGTGACCTTCGAGTTCGAGAGCGTCCCGGCCGAGACCGTTGCCTTCCTGTCCCAGTTCGTCCCGGTCTACCCGAGCGCCGAAGCCTTGCGCATCGCCCGTGACCGCTGGTTCGAGAAGAACATGTTCAAGGACCTGGGCATTCCCACCCCGGCCTTCGCCGACATTCAATCCCAGACCGACCTGGAAGCCGCCGTCGCTGCCATCGGCCTGCCGGCCGTGCTCAAGACCCGTACCCTGGGTTATGACGGCAAGGGCCAGAAGGTCCTGCGCAACCCTGAAGACGTCGCCGGTACGTTCGCCGAGCTGGGCAGCGTGGGCTGCCTGCTGGAAGGTTTCGTGCCGTTCACCGGTGAAGTCTCGCTGATTGCCGTGCGCGCCCGCGACGGTGAAATCCGTTTCTACCCGTTAGTACACAACACCCACAAGGACGGCATTCTCAAGCTCTCCGTGGCCAGCACCGACCATCCGCTGCAGGCCCTGGCCGAAGATTATTCCAGCCGGGTGCTCAAGCAGCTCGACTACGTCGGCGTGATGGCGTTCGAGTTCTTCGAAGTGGACGGCGGTCTCAAGGCCAACGAAATCGCGCCGCGGGTGCACAACTCCGGGCACTGGACCACCGAAGGCGCCGAGTGCAGCCAGTTCGAAAACCACCTGCGGGCGGTCGCCGGGCTGCCGCTGGGCTCGACCGCCAAGGTCGGCGAAAGCGCGATGCTGAACTTCATCGGCAAGGTACCGGACACCGAAAAGGTCCTGGCGATTGCCGATTGCCATCTGCATCACTATGGCAAGGCGTTCAAAGTCGGGCGCAAGGTCGGTCACGCCAATCTGCGTTGCGCTGACCGGGCCACGCTGGCCCAGCAGATCATCAAGGTCGAGACGCTGATCGCCGAGCAATAA
- a CDS encoding acyl-CoA thioesterase: MIELEQEDPIPQGDLALQITALPRDTNGFGDIFGGWLVSQMDLAGTAMASRVAGGRVATVAIDRMAFLVPVAVGAQLSFYTQTLEIGRSSIQMMVEVWSDDPLSSEWRKVTEAVFVFVAIDGSGRTRSVPPRAR, translated from the coding sequence ATGATAGAGCTCGAACAAGAAGATCCAATCCCGCAAGGCGACCTTGCCTTGCAAATCACTGCGCTTCCCCGCGACACCAACGGTTTCGGCGATATCTTCGGTGGCTGGCTGGTGTCCCAGATGGACCTCGCCGGCACGGCAATGGCCAGCCGGGTAGCCGGCGGGCGCGTGGCGACCGTGGCGATCGATCGCATGGCGTTCCTGGTGCCAGTGGCCGTGGGCGCACAGCTGTCGTTCTACACCCAGACCCTGGAAATCGGCCGCAGCTCGATCCAGATGATGGTCGAGGTCTGGAGCGACGACCCGCTGTCCAGTGAGTGGCGCAAGGTGACCGAGGCGGTGTTCGTCTTCGTCGCCATCGACGGCAGTGGCCGCACCCGTTCGGTTCCGCCGCGCGCTCGTTAA
- a CDS encoding MFS transporter translates to MTTAPSSTAAPAQPARPLTRNDYKTLSLSALGGALEFYDFIIFVFFATVVGKLFFPADMPEWLRLMQTFGIFAAGYLARPLGGIVMAHFGDLLGRKKMFTLSIFMMAVPTLIMGLLPTYAQIGMWAPILLLLMRVIQGAAIGGEVPGAWVFVSEHVPGRHIGYACGTLTSGLTAGILLGSLVATVINSLYTPVEVADYAWRIPFLLGGVFGLFSVYLRQWLHETPVFAELQLRKALAEEVPLRAVLRDHRGAIVISMLLTWLLSAAIVVLILMTPTVLQTVYHFAPTTALQSNSVAIVMLSIGCILAGALADRFGAGRVFVFGCAALLVSAWTFYHNLADHPQWLFPMYALTGLLVGTIGAVPYVMVKAFPPVVRFSGLSFSYNVAYAVFGGLTPMIVSLLLKESPMGPAYYVAVLCGVGMVVGGYLWKKGR, encoded by the coding sequence ATGACCACTGCGCCTTCGAGCACGGCAGCCCCTGCGCAACCCGCCCGTCCGCTGACCCGCAACGACTACAAGACCCTGTCGCTGTCCGCCCTGGGCGGCGCCCTGGAGTTCTACGATTTCATCATTTTCGTGTTCTTCGCCACCGTGGTCGGCAAATTGTTCTTCCCCGCCGACATGCCCGAGTGGCTGCGCCTGATGCAGACGTTCGGCATCTTTGCCGCCGGCTACCTGGCCCGGCCCCTGGGCGGGATCGTCATGGCGCACTTCGGCGACCTGCTGGGGCGCAAGAAGATGTTCACCCTGAGCATCTTCATGATGGCCGTACCCACCCTGATCATGGGCCTGTTGCCCACCTACGCGCAGATCGGCATGTGGGCGCCGATCCTGCTGTTGCTGATGCGGGTGATCCAGGGTGCGGCCATTGGCGGTGAAGTGCCGGGGGCCTGGGTGTTCGTCTCCGAACACGTTCCGGGGCGCCACATCGGTTATGCCTGCGGCACGCTCACCTCGGGCCTGACGGCGGGGATCCTGCTGGGTTCCTTGGTGGCCACCGTGATCAACAGCCTCTATACGCCGGTGGAAGTGGCGGATTACGCCTGGCGCATTCCGTTTCTGCTGGGCGGTGTGTTCGGCCTTTTTTCGGTGTACCTGCGCCAGTGGCTCCACGAAACCCCGGTGTTCGCCGAGCTGCAACTGCGCAAGGCCCTGGCTGAAGAAGTGCCGCTGCGCGCGGTGCTGCGCGATCATCGCGGTGCCATTGTTATCTCCATGCTGCTGACCTGGCTGTTGTCCGCCGCCATCGTGGTGCTGATCCTGATGACCCCGACGGTCTTGCAGACGGTCTACCATTTCGCGCCGACCACTGCCTTGCAATCCAACAGCGTGGCGATCGTGATGCTGAGCATCGGCTGCATCCTGGCAGGGGCCCTGGCGGACCGCTTCGGTGCGGGGCGGGTCTTCGTTTTCGGTTGCGCCGCATTGCTGGTCAGTGCCTGGACCTTCTACCACAACCTGGCCGACCATCCGCAGTGGCTGTTCCCGATGTATGCCCTCACCGGCCTGCTGGTGGGCACCATCGGTGCGGTGCCCTACGTCATGGTCAAGGCCTTCCCGCCGGTGGTGCGCTTCAGCGGCCTGTCATTCTCCTACAACGTGGCCTACGCGGTTTTCGGCGGCCTGACGCCGATGATCGTCAGCCTGCTGCTCAAGGAAAGCCCGATGGGGCCGGCTTATTATGTGGCGGTGTTGTGTGGGGTCGGGATGGTGGTGGGTGGCTATCTGTGGAAGAAGGGGCGCTAG
- a CDS encoding GlsB/YeaQ/YmgE family stress response membrane protein yields the protein MGIIGTIFIGLIVGLLARFLKPGDDSMGWIMTILLGIGGSLAATYGGQALGIYQAGQGAGFIGALVGAIVLLVIYGLIKRN from the coding sequence ATGGGAATCATCGGAACCATCTTCATCGGCTTGATCGTTGGCCTGCTGGCACGCTTCCTGAAACCGGGCGATGACAGCATGGGCTGGATCATGACCATCCTGCTCGGTATCGGCGGTTCGCTGGCAGCCACCTATGGCGGCCAGGCCCTGGGTATCTACCAGGCCGGGCAAGGCGCCGGTTTCATTGGCGCCCTGGTCGGCGCGATCGTGTTGCTGGTGATCTACGGCCTGATCAAAAGAAACTGA
- a CDS encoding DUF3299 domain-containing protein: MRRLVLTLLLLGSGLAHAAELPETDWLELMPKSDQKALEAMPEIDHNSPEANGTFTNKGGLKQSKGLPAVMYSTKTVASMNDKHIRIGGYPVPLETDAKGRGTLFFLVPYPGACIHVPPPPPNQLVLVRYPKGLKLDDIYTPLWVTGTLKIEKVDNDLASAAYALDAEKVRVVQESDL, encoded by the coding sequence ATGCGCCGTCTAGTGTTGACCCTTCTTCTGCTGGGCAGTGGCCTGGCCCATGCTGCCGAGCTGCCGGAAACCGACTGGCTCGAACTGATGCCCAAGTCGGACCAGAAAGCCCTCGAGGCCATGCCCGAGATCGACCACAATTCCCCCGAAGCCAATGGCACCTTCACCAACAAGGGTGGCCTGAAGCAAAGCAAAGGCTTGCCGGCGGTGATGTATTCGACCAAGACCGTGGCCTCGATGAACGACAAGCACATCCGCATCGGCGGCTACCCGGTGCCGCTGGAAACCGACGCCAAGGGCCGCGGTACGTTGTTCTTCCTGGTGCCATACCCCGGCGCCTGCATCCACGTCCCGCCACCGCCGCCTAACCAACTGGTGCTGGTACGCTACCCCAAGGGCCTGAAGCTGGACGACATCTACACGCCGCTGTGGGTGACCGGCACGCTGAAGATCGAAAAGGTCGACAACGACCTGGCGAGCGCGGCGTATGCGCTGGATGCGGAGAAGGTGAGGGTGGTGCAGGAATCGGATTTGTAG